The DNA window CCGACTCGCTGAAGCTGGAGCGCCGCTTTAGCGCCGAAACCATCGACTACCTGCGCCAACGCGGCCATGAAGTCGAACTGCTGCCGGACTTCAGCGAGGCCGTCGGCCATGCCGGCGCCATTGTGCGCCACACGAATGGCATGCTGGAAGGCGCGTTCGATCCGCGCAGCAACGGCAGCGCCGCCGGCTTCTAGCCGCTGCGCCCCTCAAGCCGGAGGGGCGTAGGCTTGTTTCACACATTTATCGGGGAAAACACCATGAACAACATACCGGCTGCCGACTGGGCCGCCTACATCCGCCAGATGGAAACCATCCTGGCGCTGGAGCTGGACGATGCGCGCCGCGCAGAGTTACTGGTGCAATTCAACCGCATTGCGGCCATGGCCGAACCGCTGATGGCCTTCCCGCTGGATCAACGTTTGGAAATCGCAGGAGTGTATCGCGCATGAACCCACTCAGTGAGCTGTCGATCGCCGAGATCCGCAGTGCGCTCAAGCAAGGCGCCATTTCTGCCCGTGAGATCGCCCAGCAGACACTAGACCAGATCGATGCGCAAAACCCGGCGCTTAATGCCTACACGCACATTACCCGCGAGCGAATGCTAAGCGAAGCCGATCATCTGGATCACAGCCGT is part of the Gibbsiella quercinecans genome and encodes:
- the hpxX gene encoding oxalurate catabolism protein HpxX, which produces MNNIPAADWAAYIRQMETILALELDDARRAELLVQFNRIAAMAEPLMAFPLDQRLEIAGVYRA